One window of the Halanaerobium saccharolyticum subsp. saccharolyticum DSM 6643 genome contains the following:
- a CDS encoding YbaB/EbfC family nucleoid-associated protein, with product MNMQKMMKQAQKMQAKMAKVQEELEEKTLEATAGGGAVKVVVNGKQEVVDLQIDPEVVDPDDVEMLEDLVLAAVNQGMREIQEMVNDEMGKVTGGMNLPGMP from the coding sequence ATGAATATGCAAAAAATGATGAAACAAGCACAAAAGATGCAGGCTAAAATGGCTAAAGTACAGGAAGAATTGGAAGAAAAGACACTTGAGGCGACTGCAGGTGGTGGCGCTGTTAAGGTAGTAGTTAATGGAAAGCAGGAAGTCGTTGATCTTCAGATTGATCCTGAAGTAGTTGATCCAGATGATGTAGAAATGTTAGAAGATTTAGTTCTGGCAGCTGTTAATCAGGGTATGCGCGAAATTCAGGAAATGGTAAATGATGAAATGGGTAAAGTAACTGGTGGAATGAATCTGCCAGGAATGCCTTAA
- the dnaX gene encoding DNA polymerase III subunit gamma/tau: protein MSFLSLYRKYRPENFNDLIGQDQVKQTLKNALKNDRVAHAYLFAGPRGTGKTSTAKVFAKSLNCANPNADHEPCGECNSCQRIEKGNSLDVIEIDAASNRGIDEIRELREKVKFYPGEGKYKVYIIDEVHMLTKGAFNALLKTLEEPPESVVFILATTEPHEVITTIMSRCQRFDFTLLTLTNLKKRLKYISDSEGYEIDKEALDILARSARGGMRDAISLLDQAISFSDGQLSAAEVTRMLGRINKSDLKQFLVHLSKKESQKALELLNKQLESGLGIERFSDELIEYCRELLLIKECGIDSGILEYSRSYLEEIASIAANLSTKEITNIIDEFASLKEKLRSSARPRLQLEISVIKLSSRESSNSLEARLSELEFKLDNILNSRDDSSFKKELNLKKTEAVANSDRGKQSKIKEEKIESKNEKVENEKDIKTDKKAKSAKIEKPVKTANNAGLSLKHVKENWAKILNETKQLDISVQALLREGAPTAVDNKTVIVSFPESKKFHYKGAASNKALISRVLRNVLNEAVELELQLGTKKKELNDKIDDKQKDDLDLVEDSSSKKNQKIDKMDRDNNEQKNILDDAHTAKNSLETKTPASQITENQNELAGDLDIENLARVFSGEIIEVDQSILENRGGN, encoded by the coding sequence ATGTCCTTTCTCTCTCTGTATCGAAAATATAGGCCAGAAAATTTTAATGATCTGATTGGACAGGATCAGGTTAAACAGACTTTAAAAAATGCTTTAAAAAATGACAGAGTAGCGCATGCCTATCTTTTTGCTGGGCCTCGCGGAACTGGTAAAACTTCCACAGCAAAAGTTTTTGCTAAATCACTTAATTGTGCTAATCCAAATGCAGACCATGAACCTTGTGGTGAGTGTAATTCCTGTCAGCGAATTGAAAAGGGTAACTCTCTTGATGTAATTGAGATTGATGCTGCTTCCAATCGGGGTATTGATGAAATTAGAGAATTGAGAGAAAAGGTAAAATTTTATCCTGGTGAAGGCAAATATAAAGTATATATTATCGATGAAGTTCATATGTTAACTAAAGGGGCTTTTAATGCTCTTTTAAAAACTTTAGAAGAGCCTCCAGAAAGTGTAGTTTTTATTTTGGCAACAACTGAGCCTCATGAAGTTATTACAACAATTATGTCCCGCTGTCAGCGTTTTGATTTTACATTATTAACTTTAACTAATCTTAAAAAACGTTTAAAATATATTTCCGATTCAGAGGGTTATGAAATTGATAAAGAGGCGCTTGATATTTTAGCTCGCAGTGCTCGAGGAGGGATGCGAGATGCAATTAGCCTTTTAGATCAAGCCATTTCCTTTAGTGATGGTCAGCTAAGTGCTGCAGAAGTTACTAGAATGTTGGGGAGAATTAACAAATCAGATTTAAAGCAATTTTTAGTTCATTTAAGTAAAAAAGAAAGTCAAAAGGCTTTAGAATTATTGAATAAGCAGTTGGAGTCTGGACTTGGAATAGAAAGATTTAGTGATGAATTAATAGAATACTGTAGGGAATTACTTTTGATTAAAGAATGTGGGATTGATTCTGGTATTCTCGAATATTCACGCAGTTATTTAGAAGAAATTGCTTCTATAGCTGCAAATTTAAGTACTAAAGAAATTACAAATATTATTGACGAATTTGCATCCTTAAAAGAAAAATTACGTTCCAGTGCAAGACCCCGTTTACAATTGGAGATAAGTGTTATAAAATTAAGTAGTAGAGAAAGTAGTAATAGTTTAGAAGCGAGGCTTTCAGAGCTTGAGTTTAAATTAGATAATATATTAAACAGCAGAGATGATTCTAGTTTTAAAAAAGAGCTTAATCTTAAAAAAACGGAAGCTGTAGCTAACAGTGATCGAGGTAAACAATCAAAAATAAAAGAAGAAAAAATAGAATCTAAGAACGAAAAAGTTGAAAATGAAAAAGATATTAAAACAGATAAAAAAGCAAAATCAGCAAAAATAGAGAAGCCAGTCAAAACAGCAAATAATGCTGGTCTTAGTCTTAAACATGTTAAAGAAAACTGGGCTAAAATTTTAAATGAAACCAAACAGCTAGATATTTCTGTACAGGCCCTTTTAAGAGAAGGAGCACCAACAGCTGTAGACAATAAAACAGTTATTGTTTCTTTTCCTGAAAGTAAGAAATTTCATTATAAAGGAGCTGCTTCTAATAAAGCTTTAATTTCTAGAGTTTTAAGGAATGTTTTAAATGAGGCGGTAGAATTAGAGCTTCAACTTGGAACTAAAAAAAAAGAGTTAAATGACAAAATAGACGATAAGCAAAAAGATGATCTTGATTTAGTTGAAGATAGCAGTTCTAAAAAAAATCAAAAAATTGATAAGATGGATAGAGATAATAATGAGCAAAAAAATATTTTAGATGATGCTCATACAGCTAAAAATAGTTTAGAAACTAAAACACCAGCTTCTCAAATTACTGAAAATCAAAATGAGCTTGCCGGTGATTTAGATATAGAAAATTTGGCCAGAGTTTTTTCTGGTGAGATCATTGAAGTTGATCAATCAATTTTGGAAAATAGAGGAGGAAATTAA